The following proteins are encoded in a genomic region of Pseudodesulfovibrio mercurii:
- a CDS encoding aldehyde ferredoxin oxidoreductase family protein: MSRILRINCRTKEYTFEDDGPYAGLGGRALTSRVINKEVPATCHPLSAENKLVFATGLMGGSTAANSGRLSVGAKSPLTGGIKESNSGGLFAHKMPKMGLKAIILEDKPAEDAPFSTLFITEDKVEFRDATDIVGMDNYPAHDKLLAQYGDKLVAAMIGPAGETLRKAATIQFTDPYKRPARSAGRGGTGAVLGSKKIKAIVLDPEVNEKVSAADADAFKEARTTWVSILKGHPVTSQGLPAYGTNVLVNIINEAGAMPTKNFRYGQCEHAAEISGEKIADLIKERGGKTTEGCHTGCIIQCSQQYNDANGNYVTSGFEYETVWALGANSLIKDIDDIALMDRICDEKGMDTIEIGNTVAVAMDGGIIPWGDGKAAIELLKKVGTNDPLGMIIGNGVDFAGGAFGVERLPTVKGQSMPAYDPRAVKGVGVTYATTPMGADHTAGYGVTANCLGVGGSIDGHKKEGNVELSKNLQVATAAIDSMGFCLFVAFAVLDSDNGVQTMADLVQSWTGNSFSVDDLVALGAGALKDELDFNERAGFSKIDDQLPRFFETDPLPPHNVIWDYTVEELQDAKV, translated from the coding sequence ATGTCAAGAATTCTGAGAATCAACTGTCGGACGAAGGAATACACCTTTGAGGATGACGGCCCCTACGCCGGGCTCGGCGGTCGCGCCCTGACTTCCAGGGTGATCAACAAAGAGGTCCCGGCCACCTGTCATCCCCTGTCGGCCGAGAACAAGCTGGTCTTCGCCACCGGCCTGATGGGCGGCTCCACCGCGGCCAACTCCGGCCGTCTGTCCGTGGGCGCCAAGTCCCCCCTGACCGGCGGCATCAAGGAGTCCAACTCCGGCGGCCTGTTCGCCCACAAGATGCCCAAGATGGGCCTCAAGGCCATCATCCTCGAAGACAAGCCCGCCGAAGACGCGCCCTTCTCCACCCTGTTCATCACCGAGGACAAGGTTGAATTTCGCGATGCCACCGACATCGTCGGCATGGACAACTATCCCGCCCATGACAAGCTCCTGGCCCAGTACGGCGACAAGCTCGTCGCGGCCATGATCGGACCCGCCGGCGAGACCCTGCGCAAGGCCGCCACCATCCAGTTCACCGATCCGTACAAGCGGCCCGCCCGCTCTGCCGGTCGCGGCGGCACCGGCGCCGTTCTCGGCTCCAAGAAGATCAAGGCCATCGTCCTCGACCCCGAGGTCAACGAGAAGGTCTCGGCCGCCGACGCGGACGCCTTCAAGGAAGCCCGGACCACCTGGGTCTCCATCCTCAAGGGCCATCCGGTCACCTCCCAGGGCCTGCCCGCCTACGGCACCAACGTCCTGGTCAACATCATCAACGAGGCGGGCGCCATGCCCACCAAGAACTTCCGCTACGGCCAGTGCGAGCACGCCGCCGAGATCTCCGGCGAGAAGATCGCCGACCTGATCAAGGAACGCGGCGGCAAGACCACCGAAGGCTGCCATACCGGCTGCATCATCCAGTGCTCCCAGCAGTACAACGACGCCAACGGCAACTACGTGACCTCCGGCTTTGAGTACGAGACCGTCTGGGCCCTGGGCGCCAACTCCCTGATCAAGGACATCGACGACATCGCCCTCATGGACCGCATCTGCGACGAAAAGGGCATGGACACCATCGAGATCGGCAACACCGTGGCCGTGGCCATGGACGGCGGCATCATCCCCTGGGGTGACGGCAAGGCCGCCATCGAGCTGCTCAAGAAGGTCGGCACCAACGATCCCCTGGGCATGATCATCGGCAACGGCGTGGACTTCGCCGGCGGCGCCTTCGGCGTGGAGCGCCTGCCCACCGTCAAGGGCCAGTCCATGCCCGCCTACGACCCGCGTGCGGTCAAGGGCGTCGGCGTGACCTACGCCACCACCCCCATGGGCGCTGACCACACCGCCGGTTACGGCGTCACCGCCAACTGCCTGGGCGTGGGCGGCTCCATCGACGGCCACAAGAAGGAAGGCAACGTCGAGCTGTCCAAGAACCTCCAGGTTGCCACCGCGGCCATCGACTCCATGGGCTTCTGCCTGTTCGTGGCCTTCGCGGTCCTGGATTCCGACAACGGCGTCCAGACCATGGCCGACCTGGTCCAGTCCTGGACCGGCAACAGCTTCTCCGTGGACGACCTGGTCGCCCTGGGCGCTGGTGCCCTGAAGGACGAACTGGACTTCAACGAGCGCGCCGGCTTCTCCAAGATCGACGACCAGCTGCCCCGCTTCTTCGAGACCGATCCCCTGCCGCCTCACAACGTCATCTGGGATTACACCGTGGAAGAACTCCAGGACGCCAAGGTCTAA
- a CDS encoding MoaD/ThiS family protein — MGIELKCFATLRDYLPENSDDYPVEPGETIRSLVAKLGIPEKDVTIMFINSRFSKLDNEIKDGDRVGLFPPVGGG; from the coding sequence ATGGGAATAGAACTCAAATGCTTTGCCACCCTGAGGGATTACCTGCCTGAAAACAGCGACGACTATCCCGTTGAACCGGGCGAGACCATCCGCTCCCTGGTGGCCAAACTCGGCATCCCGGAGAAGGACGTGACCATCATGTTCATCAACTCCCGGTTCTCCAAACTGGACAACGAGATCAAGGACGGCGACCGCGTCGGGCTGTTCCCCCCGGTGGGCGGAGGCTAG
- a CDS encoding HesA/MoeB/ThiF family protein — protein sequence MDASLEESIRSLAHPGALPWGGNGPVLDVNDVAELAGEHGVPGHEVEALALIQGVTPARYLRNRESVSREDQIRLLRASVAQVGLGGLGGSLLEQFLRLGVGTVRAADGDVFEPSNLNRQALSTLDGCGRLKTRAARLRAAEINPSVTLQTHAEYLTPETLPDFLDGCDLALDALGGLTMRGHLQHAASDAGIPLVTGALAGWTGFVAVVMPGQLGPADLMGTDNGAEERLGCPAPAVNFIASLMASEAVNLLTGAPTLAGKMLMTDLRSHTFEVVSL from the coding sequence TTGGACGCCTCCCTCGAAGAGTCCATCCGCAGCCTCGCGCACCCCGGCGCCCTGCCCTGGGGCGGCAACGGACCGGTCCTGGACGTGAACGACGTGGCCGAACTGGCCGGGGAGCACGGCGTGCCCGGCCATGAGGTCGAGGCCCTGGCCCTGATCCAGGGCGTCACGCCCGCCCGCTACCTGCGCAACCGGGAGTCCGTGTCCCGCGAGGACCAGATCCGCCTGCTCCGGGCGAGCGTGGCCCAGGTGGGACTCGGCGGACTGGGCGGCTCCCTGCTGGAGCAGTTCCTGCGCCTGGGCGTCGGCACCGTGCGCGCGGCCGACGGCGACGTGTTCGAACCCTCCAACCTGAACCGCCAGGCCCTGTCCACCCTGGACGGGTGCGGCCGCCTCAAGACCCGCGCGGCCCGTCTCCGGGCGGCGGAGATCAACCCATCCGTCACCCTTCAGACCCACGCGGAATACCTGACCCCGGAGACCCTGCCCGATTTTCTGGACGGCTGCGACCTGGCCCTGGACGCCCTGGGCGGTCTGACCATGCGCGGCCACCTGCAACACGCCGCGTCCGACGCGGGTATCCCCCTGGTGACCGGGGCCCTGGCCGGATGGACCGGCTTCGTCGCCGTGGTCATGCCCGGCCAGCTCGGCCCGGCGGACCTCATGGGCACGGACAACGGCGCCGAGGAGCGCCTCGGCTGCCCGGCCCCGGCCGTGAACTTCATCGCCTCGCTGATGGCCTCGGAAGCGGTCAACCTCCTGACCGGCGCGCCGACCCTGGCCGGGAAGATGCTCATGACCGACCTGCGCTCGCACACCTTCGAGGTCGTCTCCCTCTGA
- a CDS encoding winged helix-turn-helix domain-containing protein, with protein MKRNPEIILRLRVWLEQEDQTYIGIGSTLLLQQVEKLGSLRKAAEALGMSYRRAWGKLKSAEERIGKPLVEKTKGKGQRFNLSPYGKEVMEEFLQFYLDVEEYATKRATEVLGMDVTKSGEFYRDDME; from the coding sequence ATGAAACGGAACCCAGAAATCATACTCAGATTGCGCGTCTGGCTCGAACAGGAAGACCAGACCTACATCGGCATCGGCAGCACCCTGCTGCTCCAACAGGTGGAAAAACTCGGCTCCCTGCGCAAGGCGGCCGAAGCCCTGGGCATGTCCTACCGGCGCGCCTGGGGCAAACTGAAGAGCGCCGAGGAGCGCATCGGCAAGCCCCTGGTGGAGAAGACCAAGGGCAAGGGCCAGCGCTTCAACCTCTCGCCCTACGGCAAGGAGGTCATGGAGGAATTCCTGCAATTCTACCTGGATGTTGAGGAATACGCCACCAAGCGCGCCACGGAAGTGCTCGGCATGGACGTCACCAAGTCCGGCGAATTCTACCGCGACGACATGGAATAG
- a CDS encoding substrate-binding domain-containing protein: MKRLLIAVLSCLIITAMALPVMAGQTLMMATTTSTANTGLLDDLIVPKFLKDTGIEIKYIAVGTGKALAMAENCDVDVVLVHAPASEKAYVDKGVLVDRKELMYNDFVIIGPASDPAGVKGMNVADALKTIAEKQAVFASRGDNSGTHKKELSLWKAAGMAVPEKAAWYIQTGQGMLPTINIANEKNGYTMTDRGTYIKYADTKGGNPPLVVLVEGDKVLFNQYSALAVNTAKCKDAQYDLATKFINWMASPDVQKAIGDFKLLGKPLFTPNAK; this comes from the coding sequence ATGAAACGTTTGCTTATCGCCGTCCTGTCCTGCCTGATCATCACGGCCATGGCCCTGCCCGTCATGGCGGGTCAGACCCTGATGATGGCCACCACCACCAGCACCGCCAACACCGGCCTGCTGGACGACCTGATCGTGCCGAAATTTCTGAAGGACACCGGCATTGAGATCAAGTACATCGCCGTGGGTACCGGCAAGGCCCTGGCCATGGCCGAGAACTGCGACGTGGACGTGGTCCTGGTGCATGCCCCCGCGTCCGAGAAGGCCTACGTGGACAAGGGCGTGCTCGTCGACCGCAAGGAACTCATGTACAACGACTTCGTCATCATCGGCCCGGCCTCCGACCCGGCGGGCGTGAAGGGCATGAACGTGGCCGACGCGCTGAAGACCATCGCCGAGAAGCAGGCCGTCTTCGCCAGCCGCGGCGACAACTCCGGCACCCACAAGAAGGAGCTCTCCCTGTGGAAGGCCGCCGGCATGGCCGTGCCCGAGAAGGCCGCCTGGTACATCCAGACCGGCCAGGGCATGCTCCCGACCATCAACATCGCCAACGAGAAGAACGGCTACACCATGACCGACCGCGGCACCTACATCAAGTACGCGGACACCAAGGGCGGCAACCCGCCGCTGGTGGTCCTGGTGGAAGGCGACAAGGTCCTGTTCAACCAGTACAGCGCCCTGGCCGTGAACACCGCCAAGTGCAAGGACGCCCAGTACGACCTGGCCACCAAGTTCATCAACTGGATGGCCTCCCCGGACGTCCAGAAGGCCATCGGCGACTTCAAGCTGCTCGGCAAGCCGCTGTTCACCCCCAACGCGAAGTAA
- a CDS encoding ABC transporter permease yields the protein MEYLLQGFLQGFRLLFSGDPEAYSAIWATVYASTLSMTCSMALGVPLGFLLGYKKFPGKKVVRTIVDTLLSFPTVVIGLVVYAFLTRNGPLGGTGLLFTIPGMAIGQALLGLPIIVAMTANAVESLDKRLPMTLITLGATPTQMMWATVLEARYSIMLAAMAAYGRIVSEVGISMMVGGNIKWHTRTITTAIALETGKGEFAVGIALGMVLLTVALLVNIGAVGLKKRAVQ from the coding sequence ATGGAATATCTGCTCCAAGGCTTTCTGCAAGGGTTCCGGCTCCTGTTCTCGGGAGATCCGGAGGCCTACTCCGCCATCTGGGCCACGGTCTACGCCTCGACCCTGTCCATGACGTGCAGCATGGCCCTGGGCGTGCCCCTGGGGTTCCTGCTCGGCTACAAGAAATTTCCCGGAAAGAAGGTCGTCCGCACCATCGTGGACACCCTGCTCTCCTTCCCCACCGTGGTCATCGGCCTGGTGGTCTACGCCTTTCTGACGCGCAACGGCCCGCTCGGCGGCACCGGCCTGCTCTTCACCATCCCCGGCATGGCCATCGGCCAGGCCCTGCTCGGCCTGCCCATCATCGTGGCCATGACCGCCAACGCCGTGGAGTCCCTGGACAAACGGCTGCCCATGACCCTGATCACCTTGGGCGCCACGCCGACCCAGATGATGTGGGCCACGGTCCTGGAGGCGCGCTACTCCATCATGCTCGCGGCCATGGCCGCCTACGGACGCATCGTCTCCGAGGTGGGCATCTCCATGATGGTCGGCGGCAACATCAAGTGGCACACCCGGACCATCACCACGGCCATCGCGCTGGAGACCGGCAAGGGCGAATTCGCCGTGGGCATCGCGCTCGGCATGGTTCTCCTGACCGTGGCCCTGCTGGTCAACATCGGGGCCGTCGGGCTCAAGAAGCGGGCCGTGCAATGA
- a CDS encoding energy-coupling factor ABC transporter ATP-binding protein, with the protein MSALVVLDHIRQRYSDRTVLDIEHLEFAEGTISGLAGPNGSGKSTLLCLLALLEPPAQGTITFLGRPAHPGSAVTRQVSLLVQEPYLLKRTVFANVAYGLRIRGKNDIPAKVFRALEIVGLDPGVFARRQWFELSGGEVQRVALAARLVIKPKLLLMDEPTASLDAKSAELIHQAALSARDEYGASLVVASHDMPWLKTLADHIHYLDEGRLVRTVQHSEEP; encoded by the coding sequence ATGAGCGCCCTCGTCGTTCTCGACCACATCCGGCAGCGGTATTCGGACCGGACCGTCCTCGACATCGAACACCTGGAGTTCGCCGAGGGGACCATCTCCGGCCTGGCCGGGCCCAACGGCTCGGGCAAGTCCACCCTGCTGTGCCTGCTCGCCCTCCTGGAGCCCCCGGCGCAGGGGACCATCACCTTTCTCGGCCGCCCGGCCCACCCCGGGTCCGCCGTGACCCGGCAGGTCTCCCTGCTGGTCCAGGAGCCCTACCTGCTCAAGCGCACGGTCTTCGCCAACGTGGCCTACGGCCTGCGTATCCGCGGCAAAAACGACATTCCGGCCAAGGTCTTCCGGGCGCTCGAAATCGTCGGCCTCGACCCCGGCGTCTTCGCCAGGCGGCAGTGGTTCGAACTATCCGGCGGAGAGGTCCAGCGCGTGGCCCTGGCCGCCCGGCTGGTCATCAAGCCCAAGCTCCTGCTCATGGACGAGCCCACGGCCAGCCTGGACGCCAAGAGCGCCGAGCTGATCCACCAGGCCGCCCTGTCCGCCCGCGACGAATACGGCGCGAGCCTGGTCGTGGCCAGCCACGACATGCCCTGGCTCAAGACCCTGGCCGACCACATCCATTACCTGGACGAAGGCCGCCTGGTGCGGACCGTCCAACATTCGGAGGAACCATGA
- a CDS encoding molybdopterin-guanine dinucleotide biosynthesis protein MobB: MKAVSIIGPKNSGKTTLGVQLAHYFKAQGLTVSAAKFSHHGFDWSDADTTDYAAVCDTVAGLGPKETFVQWTRHRFLPDLLPLLTNDVLLVEGGKELGFLPRILCLRGDLSDGIDWLHPELAIASVGETSVDGVPMINDIQALADVVLEKGFFLPGMDCETCGRPDCRTLAAEIVAGKVTPRACLAMHNSIQVDIDGAAVGMKPFVEDIISASIREMIRTLKGYAPGKATIKLDV, translated from the coding sequence ATGAAGGCAGTCTCCATCATCGGGCCCAAAAATTCCGGCAAGACCACCCTGGGCGTACAGCTCGCCCACTACTTCAAGGCGCAGGGACTGACCGTGTCCGCGGCCAAGTTCAGCCACCACGGCTTCGACTGGAGCGACGCAGACACCACGGACTACGCGGCCGTCTGCGACACCGTGGCCGGGCTGGGCCCCAAGGAGACCTTCGTCCAGTGGACCCGGCACCGTTTCCTGCCGGACCTGCTGCCGCTCCTGACCAACGACGTGCTCCTGGTGGAGGGCGGCAAGGAACTCGGCTTCCTGCCGCGCATCCTCTGCCTGCGCGGGGACCTGTCCGACGGCATCGACTGGCTGCACCCGGAGCTGGCCATCGCCAGCGTGGGCGAGACCTCCGTGGACGGCGTGCCGATGATCAACGACATCCAGGCCCTGGCCGACGTCGTCCTGGAAAAGGGATTCTTCCTGCCGGGCATGGACTGCGAGACCTGCGGGCGTCCGGACTGCCGGACCCTGGCCGCCGAAATCGTGGCGGGCAAGGTCACGCCCAGGGCCTGCCTGGCCATGCACAACTCCATCCAGGTGGACATCGACGGCGCGGCGGTGGGCATGAAGCCCTTCGTGGAGGACATCATCTCCGCCTCCATCCGCGAGATGATCCGCACCCTCAAGGGGTACGCGCCGGGCAAGGCGACCATCAAACTGGACGTCTAG
- a CDS encoding tRNA (cytidine(34)-2'-O)-methyltransferase: MRIVLFEPEIPPNTGNIARLCAATRTPLHLIEPLGFSIDDKHLKRAGLDYWPAVDLTVHPDFDHFLATVAPPRLVMATTKARIAHHRFAFRADDAIVLGPETRGLPMELMEGHAMVRIPIWGEVRSLNLSTATGILLFEALRQTDSIVDAFPA; the protein is encoded by the coding sequence GTGCGCATCGTCCTCTTCGAGCCGGAGATCCCGCCCAACACCGGCAACATCGCCCGGCTGTGCGCGGCCACCAGGACCCCGCTGCACCTCATCGAGCCACTGGGGTTCTCCATCGACGACAAGCACCTCAAGCGCGCCGGGCTGGACTACTGGCCCGCCGTGGACCTGACCGTGCACCCGGACTTCGACCACTTCCTTGCGACCGTGGCCCCGCCGCGCCTGGTCATGGCCACCACCAAGGCGCGCATCGCGCACCACCGCTTTGCCTTCCGGGCCGACGACGCCATCGTCCTCGGCCCGGAGACGCGCGGCCTGCCCATGGAGCTGATGGAGGGGCACGCCATGGTGCGCATCCCCATCTGGGGCGAGGTGCGCAGCCTGAACCTGTCCACGGCCACGGGCATCCTGCTCTTCGAGGCCCTGCGCCAGACGGACTCCATCGTGGACGCGTTCCCGGCTTGA